In a single window of the Carassius carassius chromosome 26, fCarCar2.1, whole genome shotgun sequence genome:
- the ripply2 gene encoding protein ripply2 — MEKLPFTHGFSSETNATRPWRPWIHKSSHERRTNASKPYERAPAAEQLLKAPEITHPVKTVRLICGTHVDLCRLFWPRSRCFDYLYLDAEVLLRSYPVQATICLCEDSESEDDEEDEEPEKNLS, encoded by the exons ATGGAGAAACTCCCCTTCACGCACGGATTCAGCTCTGAAACCAACGCGACGCGACCCTGGAGACCCTGGATCCACAAAAGCAGTCACGAACGCAGAACAAACGCTTCGAAG CCTTATGAGAGAGCACCAGCTGCTGAGCAGCTCTTGAAAGCGCCTGAGATCACACACCCTGTCAA AACCGTGCGTCTGATCTGTGGGACTCATGTTGATTTGTGCAGGTTGTTCTGGCCCAGATCTCGCTGTTTCGATTATCTGTACCTGGACGCTGAGGTCCTCCTGCGCAGTTATCCGGTTCAGGCCACTATCTGTCTGTGTGAGGACTCAGAGAGCGAGGATGACGAGGAGGATGAAGAGCCAGAGAAGAACCTCAGCTGA